A single window of Kwoniella dejecticola CBS 10117 chromosome 8, complete sequence DNA harbors:
- a CDS encoding mitochondrial 54S ribosomal protein bL21m, which translates to MARPNISSAFARLSLSRGLQTTAPLPPPSTPLPPSDATASSSSSSTSTSSALSHLPPLLPSTSSSSSSVAQPSSTSSALDLIASQSTTSSGRYVIARLYSRNYLLHPKDILTIPQLKPAQSPGSTLSLTKILEVGSRDYSIRSQASNAAILKRSMDWKEKRLTTFDSIPPAVVSCQLTVLEHTKSPLERILKKKRRKGYKKTIEHKQGYTRLRVGDIILGDSASPSTQEI; encoded by the exons ATGGCCCGGCCGAACATATCGTCTG cttTCGCCAGACTCTCTCTTTCGAGGGGTCTCCAAACCACCGCACCACTACCGCCTCCCAGCACACCTCTACCTCCATCCGATGCGACtgcctcctcttcttcgtcctcaacatcaacttCTTCGGCTCTCTCCCACCTTCCACCCCTCTTACCTTCtacctcgtcttcctcctcctctgtcGCTCAGCccagctcaacttcatccGCCCTCGATCTAATCGCTTCTCAATCAACCACCTCTTCAGGCCGATACGTAATAGCTCGACTGTACTCGCGAAactacctcctccaccctAAAGACATCTTGACTATCCCTCAACTCAAACCAGCCCAATCACCAGGAAGTACTCTGAGCCTCACGAAGATACTCGAAGTCGGATCGAGGGATTATTCGATACGGAGTCAGGCGTCCAATGCTGCGATACTGAAACGGTCGATGGATTGGAAAGAGAAACGTCTTACCACATTCGATAGTATACCCCCGGCGGTGGTCAGTTGTCAATTGACTGTGTTGGAGCATACCAAGTCGCCCTTGGAGCGGAtactcaagaagaagaggaggaaggggtaCAAGAAGACTATCGAGCATAAGCAGGGGTATACCAGATTGAGGGTCGGCGATATCATTTTGGGAGATAGCGCAAGTCCGAGTACGCAGGAAATATGA
- a CDS encoding N-acetyl-gamma-glutamyl-phosphate reductase codes for MLRRCSNLPRSALKLSRPAARAFTKPSAPVAASSQLSTKDNVLFELDVKKVGNEIRKRGLTSALGGQREGGMDRDTIIRLLYSLGSRHEVERYLRIFTQSSKDASAGGVLPEAKFAVLKIGGAILTNELEDLALSLSFLNRLGLFPVVLHGAGPQLNDILEAEGIVPDYEDGIRITDPKTLSIARRVFLQENLKLTTALERLGTRARPIPTGVFTADYLDKAKYGLVGKITRVDKAPIEAAIRAGCLPILTSLAENAEGQILNVNADVAAGELARVLEPMKIVYLNEKGGLYHGVSGKKISTINLDEEYDSLMKESWVKFGTKLKIREIKELLDTLPRTSSVAIISTDMLQKELFTDAGAGTLIRRGHKLYKQPGVEAVGSTQLRQVFSERDAEVTSGKRSVAEIFSDLKSSPSTIYGDEPFDVVAVVSHPEGETPVMTKFLPSSNGMLNKIADNVFDVIKKDHKRLFWTAKADDENRAWHFERADGSFTRAGRSLFWYGVADVKEVEKIIEGFEQSGRIERVFLPVGPSIPPHRMSPGQTRAFSTSARPSIGASSVNSRRGYATATDVPRKKVALIGARGYTGQNLISLIDNHPHLDLTHVSSRELAGLPLKEYKKSDVSYSNLSVQDVGKMAENNEVDAWVMALPNGICKPFVDAIDAASQKGGKGVIVDLSADYRFEKDWTYGLPELYGREESKRSTRISNPGCYATNTQLLLAPLMQHLDPQAMPSVFGISGFSGAGTKSGEKDAEGRPKTVPKISAEDLGLSVRPYTLTDHIHERESANHLSTLLPENNDFKLAFVPNVAPWFSGIISVLTAPLNKTFRASEIFELYDEKYANERLITLGKTVPDVRDAEGKHGWRMGGVQVHSSGKRVVVVGALDNLLKGAATQCLQNLNNALGYDELAGIPLDKL; via the exons ATGCTCAGACGTTGCTCCAACCTTCCCCGCTCTGCTCTTAAGCTTTCCAGACCTGCCGCCCGAGCATTCACCAAACCCTCCGCTCCGGTCGCTGCCTCTAGCCAATTGTCCACTAAGGATAATGTACTGTTCGAGCTCGATGTCAAGAAAGTAGGAAAcgagatcaggaagagggGCTTGACGAGTGCCCTCGGTGGCCAACGGGAAGGTGGCATGGACAGA GACACAATCATCCGACTTCTGTACTCCCTCGGATCACGGCACGAGGTGGAAAGATACCTCCGGATCTTCACTCAATCCTCGAAAGACGCTTCAGCCGGAGGTGTCCTCCCCGAAGCTAAATTCGCTGTACTCAA GATCGGCGGTGCTATCCTCACCAACGAGCTCGAAGACCTCGCtctctccctttccttcttgaacaGGCTCGGTCTTTTCCCCGTTGTATTACACGGAGCTGGTCCCCAACT TAACGACATCCTCGAAGCTGAGGGAATTGTACCAGACTACGAGGATGGTATCCGTATCACCG ACCCCAAGACTCTCTCCATCGCTCGACGAGTGTTCCTCCAAGAGAACCTCAAACTCACCACCGCCCTGGAACGACTCGGTACCCGCGCTCGACCTATTCCTACCGGTGTCTTCACCGCCGACTACCTCGACAAAGCCAAATACGGTCTTGTAGGAAAGATCACCAGAGTCGACAAAGCTCCCATCGAGGCTGCTATCCGAGCTGGATGTCTGCCTATCCTCACCTCTCTTGCTGAAAATGCCGAAGGCCAAATCCTCAACGTCAACGCTGACGTAGCTGCCGGAGAATTGGCCAGAGTtctcgag CCCATGAAGATCGTTTACCTCAACGAGAAGGGTGGTCTATACCACGGTGTATCCGGAAAGAAGAtctccaccatcaacctAGATGAAGAGTACGACTCGCTCATGAAGGAGTCGTGGGTCAAATTCGGTACCAAGTTGAAGATCCGAGAAATCAAAGAACTCCTCGATACCCTTCCTCGAACCTCTTCCGTCGCCATCATCTCCACCGACATGTTGCAGAAAGAGCTTTTCACCgatgcaggtgcaggtacTTTAATCAGACGAGGACACAAGCTATACAAACAACCCGGTGTTGAGGCTGTTGGATCTACTCAACTCCGACAAGTCTTCTCTGAACGAGATGCCGAAGTCACCTCCGGCAAACGATCCGTCGCCGAGATCTTCTCCGACCTTAAGAGCTCCCCTTCCACTATCTACGGTGACGAGCCATTCGACGTCGTCGCTGTTGTCTCCCACCCCGAAGGTGAAACTCCCGTCATGACCAAATTCCTCCCCTCCTCAAACGGTATGCTTAACAAGATCGCCGACAACGTCTTTGACGTCATCAAGAAAGACCACAAGCGACTCTTCTGGACCGCCAAGGCCGATGACGAGAACCGAGCTTGGCACTTCGAGCGAGCCGACGGCAGCTTCACCCGAGCAGGGAGGAGCTTGTTCTGGTACGGTGTAGCCGATGTCAaggaggtcgagaagatcatcgaggGATTTGAGCAAAGCGGCAGGATCGAACGTGTCTTCTTACCTGTCGGACCGTCGATTCCACCTCACCGAATGAGCCCTGGTCAAACTCGagccttctccacttccgctAGACCGTCGATCGGAGCTTCCTCGGTCAACTCTCGAAGGGGTTACGCAACAGCCACCGATGTTCCCAGGAAGAAGGTAGCTTTGATCGGTGCCAGAGGATATACGGGCCAAAacctcatctcgctcatcgacaatcaccctcatctcgatctcaccCACGTCTCATCGCGAGAGCTCGCCGGACTCCCCTTGAAGGAATACAAGAAGTCAGACGTGTCATACTCCAACCTCTCCGTGCAGGACGTAGGCAAAATGGCCGAAAACAACGAAGTCGACGCATGGGTCATGGCGCTCCCCAACGGGATCTGTAAACCATTCGTGGACGCCATCGACGCTGCCTCGCAGAAAGGCGGAAAGGGGGTGATTGTGGACTTGAGCGCAGATTATAGATTCGAGAAAGACTGGACGTATGGTTTGCCTG AATTATACGGTCGAGAAGAGTCAAAGAGATCGACCAGAATATCGAATCCAGGTTGTTACGCTACCAACACCCAACTCCTCCTTGCTCCGCTAATGCAGCACCTCGACCCGCAAGCTATGCCCTCTGTATTTGGTATCTCCGGGTTCTCAGGTGCGGGAACTAAATCTGGCGAGAAAGATGCTGAAGGCAGACCTAAGACCGTACCCAAGATC TCCGCAGAAGACCTTGGCCTTTCAGTCCGACCGTACACCTTGACCGACCACATCCACGAGCGAGAATCAGCCAACCACCTTTCCACCTTACTCCCCGAGAACAACGACTTCAAGCTTGCTTTCGTACCCAACGTCGCTCCCTGGTTCTCGGGTATCATCTCGGTCCTGACTGCCCCGCTGAACAAGACATTCCGAGCTTCCGAGATCTTTGAACTGTACGACGAGAAGTACGCCAACGAGAGGCTGATCACTCTTGGCAAGACTGTGCCAGATGTGAGGGACGCAGAGGGTAAGCACGGGTGGAGGATGGGCGGGGTGCAGGTGCATAGTTCAGGAAAGAGAGTGGTCGTAGTT GGTGCTCTGGATAACCTCTTGAAAGGTGCCGCCACGCAATGTCTGCAG AACTTAAACAACGCCCTGGGCTACGATGAGTTAGCTGGAATACCGCTTGACAAATTATAG
- a CDS encoding ATP synthase subunit alpha, mitochondrial, with protein sequence MRVAFRNTLRGAVASSARTRAAPLAVRTYATAKPAASEVSSILEGRIAGASVGGDVQETGRVLTIGDGIARVYGLRNVQAEEMVEFSSGVRGMCLNLEADNVGVTIFGNDRLIKEGDTVKRTGQIVDVPVGPGLLGRVVDALGNPIDGRGPIESVGRTQAQLKAPGILPRRSVHEPMQTGLKSVDSLVPIGRGQRELIIGDRQTGKSAVAIDTILNQKKWNDGADESKKLYCVYVAVGQKRSTVAQLVQTLEENDAMKYSIIVAATASEAAPLQYLAPFSGCAMGEWFRDNGKHALIIYDDLSKQAVAYRQMSLLLRRPPGREAYPGDVFYLHSRLLERAAKLNADYGAGSLTALPIIETQGGDVSAYIPTNVISITDGQIFLEAELFFKGVRPAINVGLSVSRVGSAAQTKLMKSVAGSLKLYLAQYREVAAFAQFGSDLDASTRYLLNRGARLTELLKQPQYQPMPTEVMAPLIYAGVNGKLDKVAVDQIGAWEKSFTDLLKSQHSALLEKLSGGVLTKEIEEEMAKVIDAHVADFTA encoded by the exons ATGCGTGTCGCCTTCAGGAACACCCTCAGAGGAGCCGTCGCTTCAAGC GCTCGAACCAGAGCTGCTCCTCTCGCTGTCCGAACCTACGCTACTGCTAAGCCTG CCGCCTCCGAAGTTTCCTCCATTCTCGAGGGACGAATCGCCGGTGCTTCAGTTGGTGGTGATGTCCAAGAGACCGGTCGAGTATTGACCATTGGTGATGGTATCGCCCGTGTCTACGGTCTTAGAAACGTCCAAGCCGAGGAAATGGTTGAATTCTCCTCTGGTGTCAGAGGAATGTGCTTGAACTTGGAAGCCGACAACGTCGGTGTTACCATCTTCGGTAACGATAGATTGATCAAGGAAGGTGATACCGTCAAGAGAACCGGTCAAATCGTGGATGTCCCCGTCGGTCCTGGTCTTCTCGGTCGAGTCGTCGACGCCCTCGGTAACCCCATTGACGGTCGAGGACCCATCGAGTCTGTCGGTAGAACCCAAGCTCAATTGAAGGCCCCCGGTATCTTGCCCCGACGATCCGTACACGAACCTATGCAAACTGGTCTCAAGTCCGTTGACTCCTTGGTACCC ATCGGTCGAGGACAACGAGAACTTATCATTGGTGACAGACAAACCGGTAAATCCGCCGTCGCCATCGACACTATCCTCAACCAAAAGAAGTGGAACGACGGTGCCGATGAGTCCAAGAAGCTCTACTGTGTTTACGTTGCTGTTGGTCAAAAGCGATCTACCGTCGCCCAACTTGTGCAAACCCTCGAGGAGAACGACGCCATGAAGtactccatcatcgtcgctgCCACCGCTTCCGAAGCCGCCCCTCTTCAATACCTCGCTCCCTTCTCTGGTTGTGCCATGGGTGAATGGTTCAGAGACAACGGTAAACACGCCTTGATCATCTACGATGACTTGTCCAAGCAAGCCGTAGCCTACCGACAAATGTCCTTGCTTCTTAGACGACCTCCCGGACGAGAGGCTTACCCTGGTGACGTTTTCTACTTGCACTCCAGACTTTTGGAGAGAGCTGCCAAGCTCAACGCCGACTACGGAGCCGGTTCCCTCACTGCTTTGCCCATCATTGAAACCCAAGGTGGTGATGTGTCCGCTTATATCCCAACCAACGTTATCTCCATTACCGATGGACAAATCTTCTTGGAAGCCGAGTTGTTCTTCAAGGGTGTCAGACCCGCTATCAACGTCGGTCTTTCCGTGTCTCGAGTAGGTTCCGCCGCTCAAACCAAATTGATGAAATCCGTCGCCGGTTCTCTTAAATTGTACCTTGCCCAATACCGAGAAGTTGCTGCCTTCGCACAATTCGGTTCCGATTTGGATGCCTCTACCCGATACCTCCTTAACCGAGGTGCTCGTCTTACCGAATTGCTCAAACAACCCCAATACCAACCCATGCCTACCGAAGTCATGGCTCCTTTGATCTACGCCGGTGTTAACGGTAAGCTCGATAAAGTCGCTGTCGACCAAATCGGTGCTTGGGAGAAATCTTT CACCGACCTCCTCAAATCCCAACACTCTGCCCTTCTTGAGAAACTCTCCGGTGGTGTCCTCAccaaggagatcgaggaagagaTGGCCAAGGTCATCGACGCCCACGTCGCCGACTTCACCGCTTAG
- a CDS encoding ketol-acid reductoisomerase, mitochondrial yields the protein MSFSRSSAQSLKQALRATAPKAAGRQVARRSYSLLARETPKAMVASRLGATRGVKTLDFAGTKEVVYERADWPLDKLQEFFKNDTLAMIGYGSQGHGQSLNARDQGLKVIVGVRKGGESWKQAQEDGWVPGETLFDIPEAIEKGTIIMNLLSDAAQSSTWPEIAPLITKGKTLYFAHGFSVVYKDDTHVVPPKDVDVILVAPKGSGRTVRTLFLEGRGINSSIAVYQDVTGQAKEKAVALGIAVGSGYCYETTFEKEVYSDLYGERGVLMGGIQGMFLAQYEVLRKNGHSPSEAFNETVEEATQSLFPLIGKYGMDYMYNACSTTARRGALDWAPKFKEANLPVFEALYNSVRDGSETRRSLEFNSRKTYREDLQKELDEIDNQEIWRAGKTVRNLRPDANKDEL from the exons ATGTCTTTCTCAAGATCCTCAGCTCAATCCCTCAAGCAAGCTCTCCGAGCTACCGCTCCCAAGGCCGCTGGCCGACAAGTCGCCAGGAGGTCTTACTCCCTCCTCGCCAGGGAAACTCCTAAGGCCATGGTCGCCTCAAGACTTGGT GCCACCCGAGGTGTCAAGACCCTTGACTTTGCCGGTACCAAGGAGGTCGTTTACGAGCGAGCTGACTGGCCTCTTGACAAACTCCAAGA ATTCTTCAAGAACGACACCCTTGCTATGATCGGTTACGGATCCCAAGGTCACGGTCAATCTCTCAACGCCAGAGATCAAGGTCTCAAGGTCATCGTCGGTGTTAGAAAGGGAGGAGAGTCTTGGAagcaagctcaagaagatggatgggTCCCAGGAGAGACCCTCTTCGACATCCCAGAGGCTATTGAGAAGGGTACAATCATCATGAACTTGCTTTCTGATGCCGCACAATCTTCCACCTGGCCAGAGATCGCCCCCTTGATCACCAAGGGCAAGACCCTCTACTTCGCCCACGGTTTCTCCGTTGTTTACAaggacgat ACCCACGTTGTCCCACCAAAGGACGTTGACGTTATCCTCGTCGCCCCCAAGGGATCCGGACGAACTGTCCGAaccctcttcctcgaagGTCGAGGTATCAATTCGTCCATCGCCGTCTACCAAGATGTCACCGGTCAAGCCAAGGAGAAGGCCGTCGCTCTCGGTATCGCCGTCGGTTCCGGTTACTGTTACGAGACCACCTTCGAGAAGGAAGTCTACTCTGATCTTTACGGAGAGCGAGGTGTT CTTATGGGTGGTATCCAAGGAATGTTCCTTGCTCAATACGAGGTCCTCCGAAAGAACGGCCACTCTCCCTCGGAAGCCTTCAACGAGACCGTCGAGGAAGCCACTCaatctcttttccccttgatcGGTAAATACGGTATGGACTACATGTACAACGCCTGTTCTACCACCGCCCGACGAGGTGCTCTTGACTGGGCTCCTAAATTCAAGGA GGCCAACTTGCCCGTCTTCGAGGCCCTGTACAACTCCGTAAGAGACGGTTCCGAGACCCGAAGATCCCTCGAATTCAACTCCCGAAAGACTTACCGAGAAGACCTCCAAAAAGAGCTCGACGAGATTGACAACCAAGAAATCTGGAGAGCCGGTAAAACCGTCCGAAACCTCCGA CCCGATGCCAACAAGGACGAGCTTTAA